A portion of the Punica granatum isolate Tunisia-2019 chromosome 7, ASM765513v2, whole genome shotgun sequence genome contains these proteins:
- the LOC116215737 gene encoding galactinol synthase 2-like — protein MAPDIINVAIASKPNAIVTTRPVNPPSRAYVTFLAGNGDYVKGVVGLMKGLRKVRSKYPLVVAVLPDVPKEHRKILVDQGCVVREIEPVYLPENQTQFAMAYYVINYSKLRIWEFVEYEKMIYLDGDIQVYDNIDHLFDLPDGQFYAVMDCFCEKTWSHTPQYKIGYCQQCPDRVQWPEAELGPRPALYFNAGMFVFEPSLPTYHDLLKTLQVTPPTPFAEQDFLNMYFRDIYCPIPPIYNLVLAMLWRHPKNIHLDHVKVVHYCTAGSKPWRYTGKEENMDREDIKMLVEKWWDIYNDESMDYKNFVATAVNTEPVDLRWFLAALPEAGTVHYITAPSAA, from the exons ATGGCTCCTGACATCATCAACGTTGCCATTGCCTCCAAGCCTAATGCCATCGTCACCACGAGGCCTGTGAACCCACCGTCCCGAGCCTATGTCACGTTCCTTGCCGGGAATGGGGACTACGTGAAGGGGGTGGTAGGGCTCATGAAGGGCTTGAGGAAGGTGAGGAGCAAGTACCCGCTTGTGGTGGCAGTCCTCCCGGATGTGCCCAAGGAGCACCGCAAGATCTTGGTGGATCAGGGGTGCGTTGTTCGAGAGATCGAACCGGTTTACCTGCCTGAGAACCAGACCCAGTTTGCCATGGCCTATTATGTCATCAATTACTCCAAGCTCCGAATCTGGGAG TTTGTGGAGTATGAAAAGATGATCTACCTAGACGGTGACATCCAAGTTTATGACAACATCGACCACCTTTTCGACCTCCCAGACGGCCAATTCTACGCAGTTATGGACTGCTTCTGCGAGAAGACGTGGTCCCACACCCCACAGTACAAGATCGGCTACTGCCAGCAGTGCCCCGACCGGGTCCAGTGGCCGGAGGCCGAGCTGGGCCCACGGCCCGCCCTATACTTCAATGCTGGCATGTTCGTGTTCGAGCCAAGCCTCCCCACCTACCATGACCTCCTCAAGACCCTCCAGGTCACCCCTCCGACACCCTTCGCGGAGCAGGACTTCCTAAACATGTACTTCAGGGACATCTACTGTCCTATCCCCCCAATCTACAACCTCGTACTGGCCATGTTGTGGAGACATCCCAAGAACATCCACCTTGACCACGTCAAGGTTGTGCACTACTGCACTGCCGGGTCGAAGCCGTGGAGGTACACCGGGAAGGAGGAGAACATGGACCGCGAGGACATTAAGATGCTAGTGGAGAAGTGGTGGGATATCTACAATGACGAGTCCATGGACTACAAGAACTTTGTGGCAACGGCAGTGAACACCGAGCCCGTGGACTTGCGGTGGTTCCTAGCAGCCCTACCGGAGGCTGGTACCGTTCATTACATCACCGCCCCATCAGCCGCCTAG